One window from the genome of Malus domestica chromosome 01, GDT2T_hap1 encodes:
- the LOC103408175 gene encoding probable BOI-related E3 ubiquitin-protein ligase 2: MEKVRLDVKEKKKRQARRIMEAIEVGMAKRLRAKEEEIEKMGKLNWALVKSLCVENQIWHNLAQTNEATVNALCTNLEQVLAHQAKDDDNRQNNANAAALMDNAQLCCGSSDGDEGRNDEVGELDRWRTVY, translated from the coding sequence ATGGAGAAGGTAAGATTGGATgtcaaggagaagaagaagcggCAGGCACGGCGAATAATGGAGGCGATTGAGGTCGGGATGGCAAAGCGGCTGAGGGCTAAAGAGGAAGAgattgaaaaaatggggaagcTGAATTGGGCGCTGGTTAAGTCGTTGTGCGTAGAGAACCAAATATGGCACAACCTAGCTCAGACCAACGAAGCCACTGTCAATGCCCTCTGCACCAACCTCGAGCAGGTCCTGGCTCACCAGGCCAAGGACGACGACAACCGGCAGAACAACGCCAATGCCGCTGCACTCATGGACAATGCCCAATTATGCTGTGGAAGCAGCGATGGGGACGAGGGTCGAAACGATGAAGTCGGGGAGTTAGACAGGTGGCGCACTGTCTACTAG